The Onychomys torridus chromosome 4, mOncTor1.1, whole genome shotgun sequence genome includes a window with the following:
- the Gtsf1l gene encoding gametocyte-specific factor 1-like, with the protein MEPESIEICPYNPHHRIPLSRLQYHLASCRKKNPKKAKKMASCKYNACHVVPIRKLAEHEATCVNRSSMEEEDTLSPLHVSLPEPQSEDTLQVPWLSNPDIWNVDGANGHPMFVLKSFVPQKLVCESDTQESRRGDQPPEDPQTRPRRANF; encoded by the coding sequence ATGGAGCCAGAATCCATAGAAATCTGTCCTTATAACCCTCATCACCGAATCCCACTCAGCAGACTCCAGTACCACCTGGCATCATGCAGGAAGAAGAATcccaagaaagccaagaagatGGCTAGTTGTAAATACAACGCCTGCCACGTGGTCCCCATCAGGAAGCTGGCTGAACACGAAGCGACCTGTGTCAACAGAAGCTCCATGGAGGAAGAGGACACCCTGAGCCCTCTGCACGTGAGTCTCCCAGAGCCGCAGAGCGAGGACACGCTACAGGTCCCTTGGCTTTCCAACCCTGATATATGGAATGTTGACGGTGCCAACGGTCACCCAATGTTCGTCCTTAAGAGTTTTGTTCCCCAAAAACTTGTTTGTGAAAGTGACACTCAAGAGTCACGGAGAGGAGACCAACCCCCAGAAGATCCTCAGACCAGGCCCAGGAGGGCAAACTTCTAG